From the Candidatus Methylomirabilota bacterium genome, the window GGGCGTCCAGGAGCTCCATGACGGGCCCTTCGACATCGGGAAGCCGCCAGAGCGCCGGCAGGTGGCCCGAGACGCGTATGCGCGATTGCGCGGCCACGCGCACGTTGTCGTACACGGAGATGCCGGGGAAGATGTTCGTGATCTGGAACGTCTTCGCGAGGCCCCGCCGGTTGATGACCTCGGGCGCGAGGCCCGTGACCTCCTTGCCCCGGAAGACGACACGGCCGGCCGTGGGAGTGTGCAGGCCGCTGATGACGTTGAAGAGCGTCGACTTGCCTGCCCCGTTGGGGCCGATGACGGAGAACACCTCGCCCACCCTGACCATGAGGCTGACGCCGGACAGGGCGGCGAGGGCGCCAAAGCTCTTCGACACGCCCTCGACCTCGAGCATCATCTGTCTGCCGTTGCGGTGGAAGATATCGCGGGCCGGTCGGGCTTCTTCGCGCAAGCGCTCATCCGGCGGCCTCCCCGCGGAGTCGTTCACGCAGGGCCTGGCGCAGACCCAGAAGCCCGCGCGGCACGAAGAGCACGATCAGCACCAGCACCACCCCGACCACGATGTTGTACCACTGCACGTACGAGGAGATCTTCTCCTGGAGCACGATGAAGAACGCGCCGCCGATGATGGGGCCGACAAGAGTCCCGAGGCCGCCGATCATGACCATGATGAGAAACTCGCCGGAGATGCTCCAGTGCAGGAGATCGGGCGTGGCGTAGGCCGCGCGGCCCGGGTACAGGGCGCCGGCGAGTCCGGTCAGGACCGCCGAGATCAGGCACACCCCCATCTTGTAGCGCTGAACATTGTAGCCGAGGAAGCGCGCCCGGTCCTCGTTCTCGCGGATGGCCACGAGCACCTGGCCGAAGTGCGAACGGACGAGCACGTGGCACGCGAGGTACGCGAGCAGGAGGTACACGACGACGAGATAGTAGAGCCGCGCAGGGGCGTCGATGGCGATCCCCGGCAGCACCTGAAACGACGGCAGGCCCTGGATGCCGTCGGAGCCGCCGAAGGTCTGCGTGTAGCGAAAGAAGGTGTAGATCACCTCGGCGAAGATGAGGGTGAGGAGCGCG encodes:
- a CDS encoding ATP-binding cassette domain-containing protein, translating into MREEARPARDIFHRNGRQMMLEVEGVSKSFGALAALSGVSLMVRVGEVFSVIGPNGAGKSTLFNVISGLHTPTAGRVVFRGKEVTGLAPEVINRRGLAKTFQITNIFPGISVYDNVRVAAQSRIRVSGHLPALWRLPDVEGPVMELLDA
- a CDS encoding branched-chain amino acid ABC transporter permease; translation: MSRLLSWRGWLVFVALAALPLTPWMSKYYMLLAFDALLFGAVAMSLDLLMGYTGLVSFGHAAFFGLGAYSTAVLLERGMLSLWLCLGLAVVVVGLYALTVSYFATTRRGIYFALLTLIFAEVIYTFFRYTQTFGGSDGIQGLPSFQVLPGIAIDAPARLYYLVVVYLLLAYLACHVLVRSHFGQVLVAIRENEDRARFLGYNVQRYKMGVCLISAVLTGLAGALYPGRAAYATPDLLHWSISGEFLIMVMIGGLGTLVGPIIGGAFFIVLQEKISSYVQWYNIVVGVVLVLIVLFVPRGLLGLRQALRERLRGEAAG